A window of Primulina tabacum isolate GXHZ01 chromosome 4, ASM2559414v2, whole genome shotgun sequence contains these coding sequences:
- the LOC142543333 gene encoding eukaryotic translation initiation factor 2 subunit gamma-like has translation MSKKGLMEQDLSKLDVTKLHPLSPEVISRQATINIGTIGHVAHGKSTVVKAISGVQTVRFKNELERNITIKLGYANAKIYKCEDDRCSRPMCYKAYGSGKEDSPMCDVPGFENSKMKLLRHVSFVDCPGHDILMATMLNGAAIMDGALLLIAANESCPQPQTSEHLAAVEIMRLQHIIILQNKVDLVQENVAINQHDAIQKFIQGTVADGAPVVPISAQLKYNIDVVSEYIVKKIPIPERNFISPPNMIVIRSFDVNKPGFEVDEIRGGVAGGSILKGVLKVNQFIEVRPGIVVKDENGNIKCTPIYSRIVSLYAEQNELQFAVPGGLIGVGTTMDPTLTRADRLVGQVLGEVGSLPEVYVELEVNFFLLRRLLGVRTKDTERQGKVSKLSKGEILMLNIGSMSTGARVVAVKNVFAKLQLTSPVCTSKGEKIALSRRIEKHWRLIGWGQIQAGITLDVPPCPL, from the exons ATGTCGAAAAAGGGATTGATGGAGCAGGACTTAAGTAAGCTGGATGTGACGAAACTGCATCCACTATCGCCTGAGGTTATATCTCGTCAGGCGACAATAAACATAG GGACAATTGGTCATGTGGCTCATGGGAAGTCAACAGTTGTAAAAGCCATATCTGGTGTTCAG ACTGTTCGTTTTAAAAATGAATTGGAACGTAATATTACAATCAAACTTGGATATGCCAATGCAAAAATATACAAGTGCGAAGATGATCGTTGCTCTCGGCCCATGTGCTACAA GGCATACGGAAGTGGAAAGGAAGACAGTCCAATGTGCGATGTGCCTGGCTTTGAAAACAGCAAGATGAAATTGCTTAGGCATGTCTCTTTTGTTGATTGCCCG GGTCATGATATTCTCATGGCTACAATGCTTAATGGTGCAGCAATTATGGATGGAGCTTTACTTCTCATAGCTGCCAATGAGAGTTGTCCTCAACCTCAGACGTCAGAACATTTAGCTGCTGTTGAAATTATGCGTCTTCAGCACATTATAATACTCCAAAATAAAGTTGATCTAGTTCAGGAAAATGTTGCCATCAACCAGCACGATGCAATTCAGAAATTCATTCAG GGAACTGTTGCAGATGGTGCACCAGTGGTACCAATTTCTGCACAACTGAAGTATAATATTGATGTTGTATCTGAATACATTGTGAAGAAAATCCCAATTCCAGAGAGGAACTTCATTTCACCACCAAATATGATTGTAATCCGGTCCTTCGACGTCAATAAGCCTGGTTTCGAAGTTGATGAAATCCGgggtggtgttgctggtggaagTATTCTGAAG GGCGTTTTGAAGGTAAATCAATTTATCGAGGTCCGTCCAGGTATTGTAGTCAAGGACGAAAATGGAAACATAAAGTGCACCCCTATATACTCCAGAATAGTCTCCTTATATGCTGAGCAAAACGAGTTACAATTTGCCGTTCCTGGAGGCCTTATCGGAGTTGGAACGACCATGGACCCTACACTTACTCGTGCAGATAGGTTGGTTGGCCAGGTTCTTGGAGAGGTCGGATCACTACCTGAAGTGTACGTTGAACTAGAG GTTAATTTCTTTTTGCTGCGTCGTCTACTGGGTGTTAGGACAAAGGATACAGAGAGGCAGGGTAAAGTCTCGAAACTGTCCAAGGGAGAGATCCTTATGTTAAACATAGGGTCTATGTCAACAGGGGCGCGTGTTGTTGCTGTCAAGAACGTTTTCGCAAAACTACAACTCACTTCCCCCGTGTGCACCAGCAAAGGAGAGAAAATTGCCTTAAGTCGTAGAATTGAGAAGCACTGGCGTCTTATTGGCTGGGGTCAGATTCAAGCTGGTATTACTCTTGACGTCCCACCCTGCCCCCTGTAA
- the LOC142543334 gene encoding UDP-glucuronic acid decarboxylase 2-like, with protein MGTDEFSNISYAKKHQKKISVAYPFHYMFQEQRFVCLLVGIAIACVVFTVIPSNLPRQNERIWLSEDSAQVPRRVAYELHDGFGHHSSGGKVPLGLKSKSLRVLVTGGAGFVGSHLVDRLMARGDSVIVVDNFFTGNKENVLHHFGNPRFELIRHDVVEPIMLEVDQIYHLACPASPVHYKYNPVKTIKTNVMGTLNMLGLAKRVGARFLLTSTSEVYGDPLQHPQNETYWGNVNPIGVRSCYDEGKRTAETLTMDYHRGLNLEVRIARIFNTYGPRMCIDDGRVVSNFVAQALRKQPLTVYGDGKQTRSFQYVSDLVEGLMQLMEGDHVGPFNLGNPGEFTMLELARVVQDTIDPNARIEFRPNTEDDPHKRKPDISKAKKLLGWQPNVPLTKGLPLMVSDFTQRIFGDQKDQTGA; from the exons ATGGGCACTGATGAGTTTTCCAACATTAGCTACGCCAAAAAACATCAAAAGAAAATTTCTGTGGCGTACCCTTTTCATTATATGTTTCAAGAGCAAAGATTTGTGTGTCTTTTGGTTGGAATTGCCATTGCTTGTGTGGTTTTCACTGTCATTCCTTCGAATTTGCCTCGGCAGAATGAAAGGATCTGGCTTTCAGAGGATTCGGCCCAGGTTCCTCGTAGGGTTGCTTATGAATTACACGATGGATTCGGGCACCACAGCTCAG GTGGGAAGGTTCCTTTAGGTTTGAAAAGCAAAAGTTTGAGGGTTTTGGTCACCGGTGGAGCTGGTTTTGTAGGGAGCCATCTGGTGGACCGTTTGATGGCTCGGGGCGACAGTGTAATTGTCGTCGATAACTTTTTCACTGGAAATAAGGAAAACGTTTTGCACCATTTTGGAAACCCAAGATTTGAGCTCATTCGGCACGATGTAGTTGAGCCCATTATGCTAGAAGTGGATCAAATTTACCATTTGGCCTGCCCTGCTTCTCCAGTGCATTACAAGTATAACCCTGTCAAGACTATTA AAACAAATGTGATGGGAACACTGAATATGTTGGGACTGGCGAAAAGGGTTGGCGCTCGTTTTCTCCTAACGAGCACCAGCGAAGTGTATGGTGACCCATTGCAGCATCCACAAAATGAGACTTATTGGGGCAATGTCAACCCAATTG GCGTTAGGAGTTGTTATGATGAGGGAAAACGTACAGCTGAGACCTTGACCATGGATTACCACAGAGGACTCAATCTTGAG GTGAGAATTGCTAGGATTTTCAACACTTATGGGCCTCGCATGTGCATAGATGATGGGCGTGTCGTTAGCAATTTCGTCGCTCAG GCCTTAAGAAAGCAGCCCTTGACTGTTTATGGGGATGGGAAGCAAACCAGAAGTTTCCAATATGTTTCTGATCTG GTGGAAGGTCTAATGCAACTAATGGAAGGCGATCACGTAGGTCCATTCAATCTTGGGAACCCTGGTGAATTCACCATGCTTGAACTAGCTCGG GTGGTACAAGATACAATTGATCCAAATGCAAGGATCGAGTTTAGGCCGAACACAGAAGATGATCCTCACAAGAGAAAACCAGACATTTCGAAGGCCAAGAAGCTTCTCGGATGGCAACCGAACGTGCCTTTAACGAAGGGACTTCCTCTGATGGTGTCGGACTTCACGCAACGCATATTCGGAGATCAGAAAGATCAGACAGGCGCGTAG
- the LOC142541665 gene encoding uncharacterized protein LOC142541665, translating into MGEEKGKLESIREWVVEHKLRAVGTLWASGIVGSMAYNWSQPNMKTSVKIIHARLHAQALTLAALAGAAVVEYYDHKTGAKEERVAKFLEFHQQQPHKD; encoded by the exons ATGGGAGAAGAAAAGGGCAAGCTTGAATCGATCAGGGAATGGGTCGTGGAGCACAAGCTTCGAGCAGTCG GGACTTTATGGGCTAGCGGGATCGTGGGTTCTATGGCGTATAATTGGTCGCAACCAAATATGAAAACCAGTGTCAAGATTATTCATGCTAG GCTGCATGCGCAGGCTCTTACACTTGCTGCGTTAGCTGGTGCTGCCGTTGTTGAGTATTATGATCACAAGACAGGAGCAAAAGAAGAGCGTGTGGCGAAGTTCCTCGAATTTCATCAACAGCAGCCACACAAAGATTGA
- the LOC142542026 gene encoding protein FAR1-RELATED SEQUENCE 5-like translates to MVSYVERILMLVNKKSYSSSIDINISDAKEMEEISGDEQSYIPQVRDNQKPKIGMKFESLEDTFSFYNQYARESDEIRWSKQAKSEEPIKERARGEIRSGCKSKISVVKEQTSLGWVVNTFMESHNHPLSTPSKVYLLCSHQSGGPEHVGCTERDMRNYEKTLRDEHKGIDVETLIDFFQSEKDKSSTFFFDYETDSDNRFSRCFCVDPVSRRAYTVFGDVVVFDTTYNTNKYGMIFAPFV, encoded by the exons ATGGTCAGTTATGTAGAACGTATTTTGATGTTGGTAAACAAAAAAAGTTATTCTTCATCGATTGATATAAATATTAGTGATGCAAAGG AAATGGAAGAAATCAGCGGCGATGAACAATCATACATTCCCCAAGTTAGAGACAATCAGAAGCCAAAGATAGGGATGAAATTCGAATCTTTAGAAGACACGTTTTCGTTCTATAACCAATATGCACGAGAATCCG ATGAAATTAGATGGAGTAAACAAGCAAAAAGTGAGGAACCAATAAAAGAGAGAGCTCGTGGTGAGATTAGAAGTGGATGTAAGTCAAAGATTTCAGTTGTGAAGGAACAAACTAGTCTTGGTTGGGTTGTTAATACCTTCATGGAAAGTCATAATCATCCATTGTCCACTCCTTCAAAGGTGTATTTGTTATGCTCACATC AGTCTGGAGGGCCTGAACATGTAGGTTGCACAGAAAGAGATATGAGAAACTATGAGAAAACTCTTAGGGATGAGCATAAGGGTATCGATGTCGAAACATTGATTGATTTCTTTCAGTCGGAGAAAGACAAGAGTTCAACTTTCTTCTTTGATTACGAGACTGATTCAGACAACAGATTTAGTCGGTGTTTTTGCGTGGATCCTGTATCAAGGAGGGCGTACACTGTATTTGGTGATGTAGTGGTGTTTGATACCACGTATAACACCAACAAATATGGGATGATTTTCGCACCATTTGTATGa
- the LOC142542025 gene encoding uncharacterized protein LOC142542025, whose amino-acid sequence MLKYLGLITARAASLTDWSIEQISREKNAEADILAKLAASMSDISTREVLCFTRMVLSIDEEIPPIQRSSWMTSIIEYIAHSKLPEDRARAAKIKKQAPRFVFLNDVLYRRSYQGPLLKCLSEDEVEYVLREIHERCCGEHLGGTALSRKAILAVFWWPQMN is encoded by the coding sequence ATGCTCAAGTATTTGGGGCTCATCACGGCTCGGGCAGCGTCTCTGACCGACTGGAGTATTGAGCAAATTTCTCGGGAGAAAAATGCAGAAGCTGATATCTTAGCCAAATTGGCTGCTTCCATGTCAGATATAAGTACCCGGGAAGTTTTATGTTTTACTCGGATGGTGCTCTCTATTGATGAAGAAATACCCCCGATTCAGAGAAGCTCGTGGATGACCTCTATCATTGAATATATAGCCCATAGCAAGCTCCCAGAAGATCGGGCCCGAGCCGCAAAAATCAAAAAACAAGCACCCAGGTTCGtctttttgaatgatgtttTATACAGGAGATCATATCAAGGCCCATTACTCAAGTGCTTATCAGAAGATGAGGTAGAGTATGTCCTCCGAGAAATACACGAAAGATGTTGTGGTGAACACCTCGGTGGAACAGCTCTGTCTCGGAAAGCTATATTGGCCGTCTTCTGGTGGCCCCAAATGAATTAA